From Cellulosimicrobium sp. ES-005, one genomic window encodes:
- a CDS encoding response regulator transcription factor, whose product MTDSGAPTRVLLVDDQALLRMGFRMILAAEDDIEVVGEAGDGVTGIAQAAALRPDVVLMDVRMPGTNGIEATERIVAAQPESRVIILTTFDLDEYAFAALRAGASGFLLKDAKPGELVGAIRAVASGDAAVSPRITRRMLEMFSGQLPQDGTVAPAPSQTGLHDPRLAELTARELEVFEALGEGLTNAEIAERFVLSEATVKTHVGRVLGKLGLRDRVQAVVLAYETGVARPS is encoded by the coding sequence ATGACGGACAGCGGCGCACCGACCCGGGTGCTGCTCGTCGACGACCAGGCCCTGCTGCGCATGGGCTTCCGCATGATCCTCGCCGCCGAGGACGACATCGAGGTCGTCGGCGAGGCCGGCGACGGCGTGACCGGGATCGCGCAGGCCGCCGCCCTGCGCCCCGACGTCGTGCTCATGGACGTCCGCATGCCCGGCACCAACGGCATCGAGGCGACCGAGCGCATCGTCGCGGCCCAGCCGGAGTCGCGGGTCATCATCCTCACGACGTTCGACCTCGACGAGTACGCGTTCGCCGCCCTGCGCGCCGGCGCGAGCGGGTTCCTGCTCAAGGACGCCAAGCCGGGCGAGCTCGTCGGGGCGATCCGCGCCGTCGCGAGCGGCGACGCCGCGGTGTCACCGCGCATCACGCGCCGCATGCTCGAGATGTTCTCCGGGCAGCTCCCCCAGGACGGGACGGTCGCTCCCGCGCCGAGCCAGACCGGCCTGCACGACCCCCGCCTCGCCGAGCTCACGGCGCGCGAGCTCGAGGTCTTCGAGGCGCTCGGCGAGGGCCTGACGAACGCCGAGATCGCCGAGCGCTTCGTCCTGTCCGAGGCGACCGTCAAGACCCACGTCGGCCGCGTCCTCGGCAAGCTCGGCCTCCGCGACCGCGTCCAGGCCGTCGTCCTCGCCTACGAGACGGGCGTGGCCCGCCCCTCCTGA
- a CDS encoding histidine kinase, whose protein sequence is MTSRPTTPPTPDEQPARPASAVARPDAVSASAPGTAPLPMRPAPEPFTELDARRLGPVRRYFARRPVVMDWVIVAVFVVPGVLYALFAEQPRGSTPLSLVFFLLGGALLYWRRRRPVTVALGLTVLGVLAIAVTGDTAGFEVAAMFAVYAVAASRPSRIAWPVLAIVVLALSGATLLWYDIVTTADGEILRQSVEPGRATVDRVVGILVTTILCLVALAIGTNVRARRQHVSDLVERANSIARDRDQQAQLAAAAERTRIAREMHDVVAHSLTVMVALADGAKASGAKNPELAGHALDELTATGRAALADMRRVLGVLREPGGEQTVPLAPAHETPELEEIVERFRTAGLPVRLVRSGPQPTPGPALRQTAHRIVQESLTNVLRYAPLSPMVLVEVSRRAEPGADWLELRVVNQAGRRPGEGASVDERGLPPSVAEQHPPGVPVGTGRGVIGMRERAAVYGGTVSAGPSGTGWEVRASLRLDLDPGREIGARDDGRERT, encoded by the coding sequence GTGACCTCCCGGCCCACCACCCCGCCGACGCCGGACGAGCAGCCCGCTCGTCCGGCGTCGGCCGTGGCGCGCCCGGACGCCGTCTCGGCGAGCGCGCCGGGGACGGCGCCCCTGCCGATGCGGCCCGCGCCCGAGCCCTTCACCGAGCTCGACGCGCGGCGCCTCGGCCCGGTGCGCCGCTACTTCGCCCGCCGCCCGGTCGTCATGGACTGGGTCATCGTCGCGGTGTTCGTCGTGCCGGGCGTGCTCTACGCGCTCTTCGCGGAGCAGCCCCGCGGCTCGACCCCGCTGTCGCTCGTCTTCTTCCTCCTCGGCGGGGCGCTCCTGTACTGGCGCCGCCGCCGACCCGTCACCGTCGCGCTCGGCCTCACCGTCCTCGGCGTCCTCGCCATCGCGGTCACCGGCGACACCGCCGGCTTCGAGGTCGCGGCCATGTTCGCGGTCTACGCCGTCGCCGCCTCGCGGCCGTCGCGCATCGCGTGGCCGGTCCTCGCCATCGTCGTCCTGGCCCTGTCCGGCGCGACGCTCCTCTGGTACGACATCGTCACGACCGCCGACGGGGAGATCCTGCGCCAGAGCGTCGAGCCCGGCCGCGCGACCGTCGACCGCGTCGTCGGCATCCTCGTCACGACCATCCTCTGCCTGGTCGCCCTCGCGATCGGCACCAACGTGCGCGCCCGTCGGCAGCACGTGTCCGACCTCGTCGAGCGCGCCAACTCCATCGCGCGCGACCGCGACCAGCAGGCCCAGCTCGCCGCGGCCGCCGAGCGCACGCGCATCGCGCGCGAGATGCACGACGTCGTCGCGCACTCCCTCACGGTGATGGTCGCCCTCGCGGACGGCGCCAAGGCGTCGGGCGCGAAGAACCCCGAGCTCGCGGGCCACGCGCTCGACGAGCTCACCGCGACCGGCCGCGCCGCGCTCGCCGACATGCGGCGCGTGCTCGGCGTCCTGCGCGAGCCCGGCGGCGAGCAGACCGTGCCCCTCGCCCCGGCGCACGAGACGCCCGAGCTCGAGGAGATCGTCGAGCGCTTCCGGACCGCCGGTCTGCCCGTCCGGCTCGTGCGCTCCGGCCCGCAGCCGACGCCCGGGCCGGCGCTGCGCCAGACCGCGCACCGCATCGTCCAGGAGTCCCTGACGAACGTGCTGCGCTACGCGCCGCTGTCCCCCATGGTCCTCGTCGAGGTCTCCCGCCGCGCCGAGCCCGGCGCGGACTGGCTCGAGCTGCGGGTCGTCAACCAGGCGGGGCGCCGGCCCGGCGAGGGCGCGAGCGTCGACGAGCGCGGCCTCCCGCCGTCCGTCGCGGAGCAGCACCCGCCCGGCGTCCCGGTCGGGACGGGCCGCGGCGTCATCGGGATGCGGGAGAGGGCGGCCGTGTACGGCGGTACGGTGTCGGCGGGGCCGAGCGGCACCGGCTGGGAGGTGCGGGCGAGCCTGCGCCTCGACCTCGACCCCGGCCGGGAGATCGGCGCACGCGACGACGGACGGGAACGCACATGA
- a CDS encoding ABC transporter ATP-binding protein translates to MIEARGLTKRYGPKTAVDGISFTVRPGTVTGFLGPNGAGKSTTMRMIMGLDRPTAGHVTVNGRPYAQHRSPLTEVGALLDAKAVHTGRTAYNHLLAMAATHGIPTKRVDEVIDMTGLQSVAKKRVGGFSLGMGQRLGIASALLGDPKTLILDEPVNGLDPEGVLWVRNLARYLASEGRTVFLSSHLMSEVALTADHIIVIGKGRIIADAPVSDIVNGTQQRTVRVRTPHATQLAEILTSDGATVTSDEPSLLVVTGADAPGIGELAAAKGFVLHELTPVTSTLEDAYMALTADSVEYQTESAQIHIGHGAAGAPADAPAPTDSLEGAQR, encoded by the coding sequence ATGATCGAAGCACGCGGCCTGACCAAGCGGTACGGGCCCAAGACCGCGGTGGACGGCATCTCGTTCACCGTGCGTCCCGGGACCGTCACCGGCTTCCTCGGCCCCAACGGCGCCGGCAAGTCCACGACCATGCGCATGATCATGGGTCTGGACCGCCCGACCGCGGGGCACGTCACCGTCAACGGGCGCCCGTACGCGCAGCACCGCTCCCCCCTCACCGAGGTGGGCGCGCTGCTCGACGCCAAGGCCGTCCACACCGGGCGCACCGCCTACAACCACCTCCTCGCGATGGCCGCGACGCACGGCATCCCCACCAAGCGCGTGGACGAGGTCATCGACATGACCGGCCTGCAGTCGGTCGCGAAGAAGCGCGTCGGCGGCTTCTCGCTCGGCATGGGCCAGCGCCTGGGCATCGCGTCCGCGCTGCTCGGCGACCCCAAGACGCTCATCCTCGACGAGCCGGTCAACGGGCTCGACCCCGAGGGCGTCCTGTGGGTGCGCAACCTCGCCCGGTACCTCGCGTCGGAGGGCCGCACGGTCTTCCTGTCGAGCCACCTCATGAGCGAGGTCGCCCTCACGGCGGACCACATCATCGTCATCGGCAAGGGCCGCATCATCGCGGACGCCCCGGTGAGCGACATCGTCAACGGCACCCAGCAGCGCACGGTCCGCGTCCGCACGCCGCACGCCACGCAGCTCGCCGAGATCCTCACGAGCGACGGCGCGACCGTCACGAGCGACGAGCCGAGCCTGCTCGTGGTCACCGGCGCGGACGCGCCCGGGATCGGCGAGCTCGCCGCCGCGAAGGGCTTCGTCCTGCACGAGCTCACGCCCGTCACGTCGACGCTCGAGGACGCCTACATGGCCCTCACGGCCGACTCCGTCGAGTACCAGACCGAGTCCGCGCAGATCCACATCGGCCACGGCGCGGCGGGTGCGCCCGCGGACGCACCGGCCCCCACCGACTCCCTCGAAGGAGCGCAGCGATGA
- a CDS encoding ABC transporter permease subunit: protein MSATTLAPGATSPTASRTSPYRLTFGHVLRSEWIKFRSLRSTWWTLGITVAVMVGFSLMFAAVMTSMDSAGVSPEEAGMGSTDGVGVMVITVGYSFAQLAVAVLGALTVTGEYSTGMIRSTLSAVPRRTPALAAKMIVVGIVTAVSTVVAVGLSYLVTYPILSGKDMTVDFSSADDQRALIGVVLYLTAVALFSVAVGVLLRSSAGAIFTLVAVFFVLSMVLNIVMGVTGADWVQTLMNSLPASAGEQVVLGGGMSSPDAIGPWPGFAVLAGWTAALTVAAAVVLKRRDA, encoded by the coding sequence ATGAGCGCCACGACCCTCGCCCCGGGCGCCACCAGCCCGACGGCGTCCCGCACGTCCCCCTACCGCCTCACCTTCGGCCACGTGCTGCGCTCGGAGTGGATTAAGTTCCGCTCGCTGCGCTCCACGTGGTGGACGCTCGGCATCACCGTCGCGGTCATGGTGGGCTTCTCCCTCATGTTCGCGGCCGTCATGACCTCGATGGACTCCGCGGGCGTCTCGCCCGAGGAGGCGGGGATGGGCTCGACCGACGGCGTCGGCGTCATGGTGATCACGGTCGGCTACTCGTTCGCCCAGCTCGCCGTCGCGGTGCTCGGCGCGCTCACCGTCACGGGTGAGTACTCCACGGGCATGATCCGCTCCACGCTCTCCGCCGTCCCGCGCCGCACCCCCGCGCTCGCGGCGAAGATGATCGTCGTGGGCATCGTCACGGCCGTCTCGACCGTCGTCGCCGTCGGGCTGTCCTACCTCGTGACCTACCCGATCCTGTCGGGCAAGGACATGACGGTCGACTTCTCGTCCGCCGACGACCAGCGCGCCCTGATCGGCGTCGTGCTGTACCTCACGGCCGTCGCGCTGTTCTCCGTCGCGGTCGGCGTCCTGCTCCGCAGCTCCGCGGGCGCGATCTTCACGCTCGTCGCCGTGTTCTTCGTCCTCTCGATGGTGCTCAACATCGTCATGGGCGTCACGGGGGCCGACTGGGTCCAGACCCTCATGAACTCGCTGCCCGCGTCCGCGGGCGAGCAGGTCGTGCTCGGCGGCGGGATGTCGTCCCCCGACGCGATCGGCCCGTGGCCCGGCTTCGCGGTCCTCGCCGGCTGGACCGCGGCGCTCACCGTCGCCGCGGCGGTCGTGCTCAAGCGCCGGGACGCGTGA
- a CDS encoding Bax inhibitor-1/YccA family protein: protein MSNPVFNNSAVFGDPKNQRGGAATQAGPAYGSPPPQGQGPAYGTPPQQGAQWGAYGAQTADAASLDAMYNAPSATTADTKRLTYDDVIMKTGGLLALLVVVGAGSWMVTPQMPALWIVGAVVGLVLGLVNSFKRNPSPALIVLYTVAQGLFLGGISRFYETAWNGVVPSAVVATVATFAAALFLFKSGRVRVTPKFMRWLLIAMVGYLVFSLVNVVLIMTGVLGGWGLYSGWGIIASLLGVGLAAASLIVDFDSIKRGVEGGVPAKFAWSAAFGLLVTLIWLYLEFLRLFAILQSSD from the coding sequence ATGAGCAACCCCGTCTTCAACAACAGCGCGGTCTTCGGGGATCCGAAGAACCAGCGCGGTGGGGCGGCCACGCAGGCCGGACCCGCCTACGGGAGCCCGCCCCCGCAGGGCCAGGGCCCCGCCTACGGCACGCCGCCGCAGCAGGGTGCGCAGTGGGGCGCGTACGGCGCCCAGACCGCCGACGCCGCGTCGCTCGACGCGATGTACAACGCGCCGTCGGCGACGACCGCGGACACCAAGCGCCTGACCTACGACGACGTCATCATGAAGACGGGCGGTCTGCTCGCCCTCCTCGTCGTGGTCGGTGCGGGCTCGTGGATGGTCACGCCGCAGATGCCGGCGCTGTGGATCGTCGGTGCGGTCGTCGGCCTCGTGCTCGGCCTGGTGAACTCGTTCAAGCGGAACCCGAGCCCCGCGCTCATCGTGCTGTACACGGTCGCGCAGGGCCTGTTCCTCGGCGGCATCAGCCGCTTCTACGAGACGGCGTGGAACGGCGTCGTGCCGTCGGCCGTCGTGGCCACGGTCGCGACGTTCGCCGCCGCCCTGTTCCTGTTCAAGTCCGGCCGCGTGCGCGTCACGCCGAAGTTCATGCGCTGGCTGCTCATCGCGATGGTCGGCTACCTGGTCTTCTCGCTGGTGAACGTCGTCCTCATCATGACGGGCGTCCTGGGCGGCTGGGGCCTGTACAGCGGCTGGGGCATCATCGCCAGCCTCCTTGGCGTCGGCCTGGCCGCCGCGTCGCTCATCGTCGACTTCGACTCGATCAAGCGCGGCGTCGAGGGCGGCGTGCCCGCCAAGTTCGCGTGGTCGGCGGCGTTCGGCCTGCTCGTCACGCTGATCTGGCTCTACCTCGAGTTCCTGCGCCTCTTCGCGATCCTGCAGAGCAGCGACTGA